From the Coleofasciculus sp. FACHB-1120 genome, one window contains:
- a CDS encoding YchF/TatD family DNA exonuclease has translation MQLFDTHVHINFDLFQSDLEEIKDRWRKAGVVRLVHSCVEPAEFSSIQALANRFPELYFAVGLHPLDTEKWTSETAEQIRSLASSDHRVVAIGEIGLDFYKAEDRERQKVVFEAQLAIAQQLDLPVIIHCRDAAATMHELLQDFWKRTGPVRGVMHCWGGTSEEMQGFLDLGFYISISGIVTFKHATQVQESARIIPSDRLLIETDCPFLAPVPKRGKRNEPSYVRYVAECVAHLRGVSLETLATQTTQNACNLFRLSVPQLCATV, from the coding sequence ATACAGTTGTTCGATACCCATGTCCATATAAACTTCGATCTCTTCCAGTCCGATCTGGAAGAGATTAAGGATCGGTGGCGCAAAGCGGGTGTCGTTCGACTGGTACATTCGTGTGTGGAACCTGCGGAGTTTTCAAGCATTCAAGCCCTGGCAAACCGATTTCCAGAACTTTACTTCGCCGTGGGGTTACATCCCCTAGATACCGAGAAGTGGACATCAGAGACTGCCGAACAAATACGTTCGCTGGCTAGTTCTGACCATCGAGTGGTAGCAATTGGCGAAATCGGTCTGGATTTTTATAAAGCTGAAGATAGGGAGCGGCAAAAAGTAGTTTTTGAAGCACAGCTAGCGATCGCGCAGCAACTTGATTTGCCTGTAATTATTCACTGCCGGGATGCTGCCGCGACCATGCACGAACTGTTGCAAGATTTCTGGAAGCGCACTGGTCCCGTGCGGGGCGTCATGCACTGCTGGGGGGGCACTTCGGAAGAAATGCAAGGATTCTTGGATTTGGGATTCTATATTAGTATCAGTGGTATCGTGACGTTTAAACACGCCACTCAGGTTCAGGAATCGGCGAGAATAATTCCCAGCGATCGCCTCCTAATTGAAACCGACTGCCCCTTCCTCGCACCCGTTCCCAAACGTGGCAAACGTAACGAACCCTCCTACGTCCGATATGTCGCAGAGTGCGTTGCCCATCTGAGGGGTGTCTCTTTAGAGACTCTAGCAACGCAAACCACCCAGAATGCCTGCAATCTGTTTCGACTTTCCGTACCTCAGCTTTGTGCTACGGTTTAG
- the rpsT gene encoding 30S ribosomal protein S20 has translation MANTKSALKRVQVAERNRLRNKTYKSAVKTLMKNYLAAVQTHAANPTAESLQEVQRRMSEVYSKIDKAVKRGVLHTNNGARKKSNLAKALKRTQPQPETSSPASSDASAS, from the coding sequence GTGGCCAATACTAAGTCAGCCCTAAAGCGAGTCCAAGTAGCCGAACGCAACCGGCTGCGTAACAAGACCTACAAATCAGCCGTAAAAACGCTGATGAAGAATTATCTTGCAGCCGTCCAAACCCACGCAGCCAATCCCACTGCGGAATCGCTGCAAGAAGTACAGCGGCGGATGTCAGAGGTTTACAGCAAGATTGACAAAGCGGTAAAGCGGGGGGTGTTGCATACCAACAACGGTGCCCGTAAAAAATCCAATCTCGCCAAGGCTCTCAAACGCACGCAGCCCCAGCCAGAAACTTCATCCCCGGCTTCGTCGGATGCTTCTGCTTCCTAG
- the hisD gene encoding histidinol dehydrogenase translates to MLRIITQVAEARTELRRICDRTHDDQIVHKEATVREVLQAVKRQGDKALLHYTAEFDRQTLNSEQLRVSGSELDAAYQQVSKELLNAIQLARQQIEAFHRQRVPKSWVQFGDDEIVLGKRYTPVDRAGLYVPGGRASYPSTVLMNAIPAKVAGVPRIVMVTPPGQEKTINAAVLVAAQEAGVQEIYRIGGAQAIAALAYGTETIPKVDVITGPGNIYVTLAKKLVYGTVGIDSLAGPSEVLIIADENANPVYVAADMLAQAEHDPMAAAILLTTEAGLAKKVQLEVERQLEDHPRRLLTEKAIAHYGLIVVVDSLLVAADLSNEFAPEHLELEVQEPWDLLEKIRHAGAIFLGSSTPEAVGDYLAGPNHTLPTSGAARYASALGVETFLKHSSLIQYSPTALQKLGNAIQILAQAEGLPSHADSVRLRIEKRSDE, encoded by the coding sequence ATGCTGCGAATCATTACTCAGGTAGCTGAGGCAAGAACTGAACTGCGGCGTATCTGCGATCGCACCCATGACGACCAGATTGTTCATAAAGAGGCAACTGTTCGGGAAGTCTTACAGGCTGTGAAGCGCCAGGGCGACAAAGCCCTGCTGCACTACACGGCTGAATTCGATCGACAAACTTTAAATTCCGAACAGCTGCGCGTTAGTGGCTCAGAACTGGATGCTGCCTATCAACAGGTGTCCAAGGAGTTACTCAACGCAATTCAACTGGCACGTCAACAAATAGAAGCATTCCACCGGCAGCGCGTCCCGAAATCTTGGGTTCAATTTGGGGACGATGAGATTGTTTTGGGGAAGCGTTACACGCCGGTAGACCGAGCAGGGCTTTACGTTCCTGGCGGTCGAGCATCCTATCCAAGTACGGTATTGATGAACGCCATCCCTGCGAAGGTGGCGGGTGTACCAAGAATTGTCATGGTGACGCCACCAGGGCAAGAAAAAACGATTAATGCAGCGGTGCTAGTAGCAGCCCAAGAAGCTGGGGTGCAGGAAATTTATCGGATTGGGGGCGCTCAAGCGATCGCGGCTTTGGCTTATGGCACCGAAACCATTCCGAAGGTAGATGTCATCACTGGTCCCGGTAATATCTACGTCACCCTGGCGAAAAAGCTCGTTTATGGCACTGTGGGGATTGACTCCCTGGCAGGACCTTCTGAGGTACTGATTATTGCCGATGAAAACGCCAATCCTGTCTATGTAGCGGCAGATATGTTGGCGCAGGCGGAACACGATCCGATGGCAGCGGCAATTCTCCTGACGACAGAAGCCGGGTTGGCAAAGAAAGTACAGCTAGAAGTAGAACGTCAGTTGGAAGATCATCCGCGACGGCTACTCACCGAGAAAGCGATCGCTCATTACGGTTTGATTGTGGTAGTTGACTCTCTGTTAGTTGCTGCCGACCTCTCCAACGAGTTCGCCCCCGAACACTTGGAACTCGAAGTCCAAGAACCCTGGGATCTGCTGGAAAAAATTCGCCACGCCGGTGCTATCTTCTTGGGTTCTTCAACGCCCGAAGCTGTGGGAGACTACTTAGCAGGACCGAATCATACGCTGCCTACCTCCGGCGCTGCCCGTTATGCTTCAGCACTGGGAGTGGAAACGTTTCTGAAACACTCCAGTCTGATTCAATACTCGCCCACAGCGCTCCAGAAGCTTGGCAATGCTATCCAGATACTTGCCCAAGCCGAGGGTTTGCCTTCCCACGCTGACTCCGTGCGGCTGCGAATCGAGAAGAGGTCTGACGAATAA
- a CDS encoding universal stress protein, protein MLKIILVALDSSELSEAVIHSLEELQLQPTTKIILSHVIPSSGSEVEIAVDKPHSSSEDLPYRQIEKEMESYQAALPCHSELEIVTGDPAEEIIRLANIYQADLIVIGSRGLTGLKRIIEGSVSSQVVADAPCSVLVVKQA, encoded by the coding sequence GTGCTAAAAATTATTCTGGTGGCTCTCGACAGTTCAGAGCTTTCGGAGGCAGTGATTCATTCCCTGGAAGAACTCCAACTACAGCCAACAACCAAAATCATCCTTTCCCACGTCATTCCTTCTTCAGGGTCTGAGGTAGAAATTGCTGTTGACAAGCCCCATTCTTCTTCGGAGGATCTGCCTTATCGACAGATAGAAAAGGAGATGGAATCTTATCAGGCTGCTTTACCCTGCCACAGCGAACTAGAAATCGTCACTGGCGACCCCGCTGAAGAAATTATCCGGCTTGCGAATATTTATCAAGCTGACTTAATTGTGATTGGCAGTCGGGGTTTAACGGGTTTGAAGCGAATTATAGAGGGGTCTGTCAGCAGCCAAGTTGTTGCTGATGCCCCTTGTTCGGTGCTGGTAGTGAAGCAGGCATAA
- a CDS encoding transposase encodes MQPQWLDAFLGLSFTEGLLRGYPVLYCHYVPTYVPAGCTCSGISFIDSTSLIRLPQSPHPAARGKTSVDWFFSFKLHIVVNDKARFTGFVLTSGNTDNRTSVPKLLRGLGSLPF; translated from the coding sequence GTGCAGCCTCAGTGGCTGGATGCTTTTCTGGGTCTGTCATTTACCGAAGGTTTGTTGAGGGGATACCCAGTGCTCTACTGTCATTATGTGCCTACCTACGTTCCTGCTGGGTGTACCTGTAGCGGCATCAGCTTCATAGATTCCACCAGTCTTATAAGACTGCCACAATCGCCGCATCCGGCAGCTCGCGGTAAGACTTCTGTTGATTGGTTCTTTAGTTTCAAGCTGCATATCGTGGTTAACGACAAGGCGAGGTTCACGGGCTTTGTACTGACATCGGGAAATACCGACAACCGCACCTCGGTGCCTAAATTGCTGCGAGGGTTGGGGAGCTTGCCATTTTGA
- a CDS encoding PEP-CTERM sorting domain-containing protein, whose product MKVTSFLPSVLAAAGIAITSSFLVPTSAQAFGISFDSTSQSTENTGASAFVEFGFTQEGDNVLLELDITNTTGEIPPFGAGAETSKLTGFAFDLLPGLSVVSNSYTGSSFFPTLLQNVNFTPFSNQVGNFSVAVADNNNFEGGNANNALPEGASTLVSFLLSGTNLVAATLESQFLAGFQNNTLQAAVRFQQVDGEGSDKLLGGTIVGGGDDGGDNGGGDDGGDNGGGDDGGDNGGDDGGGDNGGDNGGDDGGGDNGGDNGGDNGGDNGGDNGGDNGGDNGGDNGGDNGGDNGGDNGGSTKVPEPGTVAALALMVGGLRVVRRRKSN is encoded by the coding sequence ATGAAAGTAACTTCATTTTTACCTTCTGTTTTAGCAGCAGCTGGCATTGCTATTACATCCTCTTTTCTAGTACCAACCTCTGCACAAGCCTTCGGCATATCTTTTGATTCCACCAGTCAATCTACTGAAAATACTGGCGCATCAGCTTTTGTAGAATTCGGTTTTACTCAGGAAGGAGACAACGTTCTGCTTGAGCTGGATATCACCAACACTACTGGTGAGATACCTCCTTTCGGTGCTGGAGCCGAGACGTCTAAACTGACAGGTTTTGCGTTTGATCTCCTGCCAGGTTTGTCCGTAGTTAGCAACTCCTACACAGGCAGCAGTTTCTTCCCTACACTGTTACAAAACGTTAACTTTACCCCTTTTAGTAATCAGGTCGGTAACTTTAGCGTTGCTGTTGCTGATAACAACAACTTTGAAGGTGGCAATGCTAATAATGCCCTTCCTGAGGGTGCCAGTACGCTTGTCAGCTTTTTATTGAGTGGTACAAACCTCGTTGCTGCCACACTTGAAAGCCAATTCCTGGCTGGATTTCAGAATAACACCCTTCAGGCGGCAGTTCGCTTCCAGCAGGTGGATGGTGAGGGGAGTGACAAATTGCTAGGCGGAACTATCGTCGGTGGCGGCGATGATGGCGGCGATAACGGTGGCGGCGATGATGGCGGCGATAACGGCGGCGGCGACGACGGTGGTGACAACGGCGGCGACGATGGCGGCGGTGACAACGGTGGTGACAACGGCGGCGACGATGGCGGCGGTGACAACGGTGGTGACAACGGCGGCGACAACGGCGGCGACAACGGTGGCGACAACGGCGGTGACAACGGCGGTGACAACGGTGGCGACAACGGCGGTGATAACGGCGGTGACAACGGCGGCGACAACGGTGGTTCAACAAAGGTACCAGAACCAGGCACTGTGGCAGCTCTAGCCTTAATGGTTGGAGGATTGAGAGTAGTGCGCCGTCGGAAATCTAACTAA